One part of the Botrytis cinerea B05.10 chromosome 8, complete sequence genome encodes these proteins:
- the Bcnup192 gene encoding Bcnup192, which produces MAEQPSSSLNEIQALHSDLLALSNSRLSNLDRLAVELEAHITAFRNLLNQKNRNEQSRQSITNEIFERDGQMYKINEDFQQGTFQLADELNLDEIEASQIFFDAQDDADATGRSVLSCSIIRFHQRRKLLLDCLRLTLQQIAELEGNSEQEQELKMFLEHIIKETISSQSPTTATNINTTRNAPTFISKCISAMGDIRQWLQKISDKVSSASVLGQPSQPELLEIMEYQRHSLVKQHELLGVIVLYLVKADHSSVEDFELLLGVLKKADKYDNVLVHHFPALAAYIWRFGSPEGGSTIQDARALDKKINVKTDQNAWVLPYAHAAFRAWWLAEYSGWYVEHHDGLPHGINLEEEAKQRSQQFNEALKDGAFDFLLSLSADVKAASWTEPSRQGFRLWLQRKAPQLLSDSVSFSDFFEDQFMEQLQTFIESFITNLPDVLRKLRIDEDEQRQLSHEHEHDLDLERFIIVISYAFDGRPKAALDGFWDVPDGVLIGFMYWASRRASTPLVSAFCEMLQAISGDDECATAAHEFLLDESPQAGKMKRAHALTWNQIFKELTFFTNKLRDQPVPQAQAYRHGKPSHDQAELEPESYIMLESYLRLISQLCSHSAVARQFLMQHPSYQLTDLLFQLASSSIPSRFRAGAFTALRSLLSNKTKAAAEYLWTALDIWVSGGYVHNPSTQRNTAPPSYAPDAILRKFGTGFEEPDAFILLLHALVLPYEEDSALRDGLPFPELLGTSNRMPGIDPYVDFAVGQVFGSKMSEIMDPIQLRLLQLTCLTFITTCLETFNEDLVIFANRSNISVDTAIKTSDLQTYVLLHPFSRVMEWMYNSSVMDAIFAAIHQDVNEVASAAPDSPSIMCLLQGIRAVTLIMDLQPTYRDIVRPLIKHQASHRRAPVPNTAYASFEDGVLNHLSIIPDLGLYCSSGNPELVIASLKLLEKLSASPRLAPAPKTGSRRIDRNKAIAALEENNAAEAISRALLQETEANIDETQGQTSDSYIIKVQILDFLIACLEACPGQTTIAHLLLGFQCRDDHLEVDTDSLFSRRISLFHSILRLANDISLEGEGNISSWLVSLRYKCLRLLKQLWHSPISSSPVMIEMRANNSFFEMFIRQTLITPGLLWDGRDLADPEFLDATSASCLSNFLNQRANVLQYTSAELRQIALSHLPSLKERMFNTLLGSTIVEEGQQVDNCSVFDLFDFMDIPLNQTIALGSLSWFKDIDVSACEEVHADLPPLFNMMKLEELLTLRRSELAALKRLENPQDVVAFNNEAQMMFNYYFIDNKLKELRAARHKALQSWVQLLLVMVETMSYDEPTKMVFVLQTLQIILPRLENCLENAADALELAKLTKALLFSLNLDSNTFKEGDLGQNLSDKLFYVFELSLRAINAVGANGSLKEIFYSISYRYLTGTSETEIPTVPETDSLDGGTYRAGRSNQPAIVPGLRKPHSTQTVKLAGDRLIDIICDDALVGEQNCRIAALLLLGALVKMAKQENSNYIIESLNRLNFISILVNSIGDLASILQETSREDSTILLSDFYARLALLVHISQTRSGATAVLNSGLFHAILASGLFALDTDLEIDFDDSEAVSRHYSLLAAIMRVICCALVSRGLQNEQSLDQGRRFLADNRAAILAVLKKSAGLGTGNDSAEQSIVDISDSFMLLMTITRFVDFEETVIHKRPTLRSFT; this is translated from the exons ATGGCGGAGCAACCCAGTAGTAGCTTGAATGAAATCCAGGCCTTGCATTCAGACCTTCTTGCACTATCAAACTCCCGCCTTTCGAACCTCGACCGATTAGCCGTTGAACTCGAAGCTCATATTACAGCTTTTCGAAATCTCCTGAACCAGAAGAATCGAAATGAGCAAAGCCGGCAGAGTATCACAAATG AAATCTTCGAGCGAGATGGGCAGATGTACAAGATCAACGAGGACTTTCAGCAGGGAACCTTTCAACTAGCAGATGAATTGAAtcttgatgagattgaagctTCCCAAATCTTTTTCGACGCACAAGACGATGCCGATGCGACAGGACGCTCAGTTTTGTCCTGTTCCATAATACGCTTTCATCAGCGACGGAAACTTCTGTTGGACTGCTTGCGTCTTACGCTTCAACAGATTGCTGAGTTGGAAGGCAATTCAGAACAGGAGCAGGAACTGAAGATGTTCTTAGAACATATCATCAAAGAAACGATCAGTAGTCAATCTCCAACTACGGCCACTAATATAAACACAACGAGAAATGCGCCAACATTCATTTCAAAGTGTATTTCTGCCATGGGTGATATCAGACAATGGCTTCAAAAGATCTCGGACAAAGTTAGCAGTGCGTCTGTATTAGGACAGCCATCACAGCCGGAGCTTTTGGAAATCATGGAGTATCAGCGACACAGTCTTGTCAAGCAACATGAGTTACTAGGCGTCATTGTACTCTATTTGGTGAAAGCAGATCATTCTAGCGTGGAGGATTTTGAGCTACTCCTTGGAGTCTTGAAGAAAGCGGACAAGTATGATAATGTTTTGG TGCATCATTTCCCAGCTTTAGCTGCTTATATTTGGCGCTTTGGCTCTCCAGAAGGTGGATCAACGATACAAGATGCAAGAGCGCTGGACAAGAAGATTAACGTTAAAACCGACCAGAATGCATGGGTATTACCTTATGCTCATGCAGCATTTCGAGCCTGGTGGTTGGCGGAATATAGTGGGTGGTATGTGGAACACCATGATGGATTACCACATGGCATTAATCTTGAAGAAG AGGCCAAACAGCGATCTCAACAGTTCAACGAAGCTTTGAAAGATGGAGCATTCGACTTCTTATTGTCTCTTTCTGCTGATGTCAAAGCCGCAAGCTGGACAGAACCGTCACGTCAAGGATTTCGGTTGTGGCTACAGAGAAAAGCTCCTCAGCTTTTGTCCGATTCGGTATCTTTCTctgatttctttgaagaCCAATTTATGGAGCAACTCCAGACGTTTATCGAAAGTTTCATAACGAACTTGCCAGACGTGTTGAGGAAGTTAAGGATAGATGAGGACGAGCAACGTCAACTTAGTCATGAGCATGAGCACGATCTAGACCTAGAGCGATTTATAATTGTCATCTCTTATGCCTTTGATGGGCGCCCAAAAGCTGCTTTggatggattttgggatGTTCCAGATGGTGTGTTAATCGGTTTCATGTACTGGGCTTCGAGACGTGCTTCAACTCCGCTGGTCTCGGCATTCTGCGAAATGCTCCAGGCCATTTCGGGTGATGATGAGTGCGCAACTGCTGCGCACGAGTTTCTGCTCGACGAAAGCCCTCAAGCCGGAAAAATGAAACGGGCTCATGCCCTCACGTGGAATCAGATATTCAAAGAACTAACATTTTTCACCAATAAACTTCGAGATCAACCAGTACCACAAGCCCAGGCTTACCGCCATGGGAAGCCAAGCCACGATCAAGCAGAATTAGAGCCAGAATCTTATATTATGCTAGAGTCTTATCTCCGCCTCATATCTCAACTCTGTTCGCATAGTGCGGTCGCCAGGCAGTTTTTGATGCAGCATCCATCATATCAGCTTACAGACCTGCTTTTCCAACTTGCATCCAGTTCGATACCATCGCGATTCAGAGCTGGTGCTTTCACAGCATTGCGCTCTTTATTAAGTAACAAAACAAAGGCAGCAGCCGAGTACTTGTGGACAGCTCTTGACATTTGGGTTTCTGGGGGATACGTCCATAATCCCAGCACCCAAAGAAATACAGCTCCTCCGTCCTACGCACCTGACGCAATTCTCCGCAAGTTTGGCACAGGCTTCGAAGAACCAGATGCATTCATCCTACTTCTCCATGCTCTTGTACTACCTTACGAAGAAGATAGTGCCCTGCGAGATGGTTTACCATTCCCCGAACTTCTCGGAACTTCCAATCGCATGCCTGGAATAGATCCATATGTCGATTTCGCCGTTGGTCAAGTGTTTGGATCTAAAATGAGTGAGATAATGGACCCCATACAGCTGAGACTGCTGCAATTGACTTGTCTTACTTTCATTACAACTTGCTTGGAGACTTTCAACGAAGATCTCGTGATATTTGCAAATCGTTCCAACATCTCAGTTGACACTGCTATAAAAACCTCCGATCTACAAACCTATGTTTTATTACATCCATTTTCTAGGGTAATGGAGTGGATGTACAACTCCAGCGTAATGGATGCGATATTTGCTGCAATTCACCAAGATGTTAACGAAGTTGCCAGTGCGGCTCCCGATTCACCATCAATTATGTGCCTCCTCCAAGGAATACGTGCAGTCACCTTGATTATGGATCTGCAACCAACTTATCGAGATATTGTTCGACCTCTAATTAAGCATCAGGCTAGCCATCGCCGTGCCCCAGTTCCAAACACCGCGTATGCATCTTTTGAGGACGGAGTACTCAATCACTTAAGTATAATTCCCGATTTAGGCTTATACTGTAGCTCCGGCAATCCAGAATTGGTGATAGCATCTCTGAAACTGCTCGAAAAGCTTTCCGCCTCGCCACGGCTTGCCCCTGCTCCTAAAACAGGTAGCAGAAGGATTGATCGTAATAAAGCAATTGCTGCATTAGAGGAAAATAATGCAGCGGAGGCCATCTCACGCGCACTTCTACAAGAGACTGAAGCAAATATTGACGAGACCCAAGGTCAAACGTCTGATTCATACATCATCAAAGTCCAAATACTGGACTTCCTTATCGCCTGTCTCGAGGCATGTCCAGGTCAGACTACAATAGCTCATTTACTGCTCGGTTTCCAATGCAGAGATGATCATTTAGAAGTCGATACGGATTCCCTTTTCAGTCGTCGAATTTCGCTCTTTCATTCGATATTGAGGTTGGCTAACGATATATCCCTTGAGGGTGAGGGAAACATCTCTTCATGGCTGGTCTCTCTAAGATACAAATGCCTGCGGCTGCTTAAACAGCTATGGCATTCGCCCATTTCATCAAGCCCCGTTATGATAGAGATGCGGGCCAATAATTCGTTTTTCGAGATGTTTATCAGGCAAACTTTGATTACGCCAGGGTTGCTGTGGGATGGTCGGGATCTCGCAGATCCTGAATTTTTGGATGCAACTTCTGCCTCCTGCCTCTCAAACTTTTTAAATCAACGCGCTAACGTCTTGCAATACACATCTGCCGAGTTACGCCAGATAGCACTCAGCCATCTGCCTTCTCTAAAGGAGCGAATGTTTAACACACTACTTGGATCAACAATCGTGGAAGAAGGCCAACAGGTTGATAATTGCTCTGTTTTTGATCTTTTCGATTTCATGGATATACCTTTGAACCAAACGATCGCTCTTGGCTCGTTATCCTGGTTCAAAGATATCGACGTTAGCGCCTGTGAGGAGGTCCATGCCGATCTCCCTCCATTATTCAACATGATGAAACTTGAAGAGCTTCTGACTTTACGAAGATCTGAGCTCGCCGCTCTGAAGAGACTTGAAAATCCTCAAGACGTAGTTGCATTCAATAACGAAGCCCAAATGATGTTCAACTACTATTTTATCGATAACAAATTGAAGGAACTAAGAGCAGCTCGACACAAGGCGCTACAATCTTGGGTCCAGTTATTACTCGTGATGGTAGAGACCATGTCTTATGACGAACCAACCAAGATGGTTTTTGTATTGCAGACTTTGCAAATAATTTTACCTAGGCTAGAAAACTGCCTAGAAAATGCAGCTGATGCGTTAGAGCTAGCTAAACTCACCAAGGCACTCTTGTTCAGCCTGAATCTAGATTCCAACACTTTCAAGGAAGGTGACCTGGGACAAAATCTAAGCGATAAGCTCTTCTATGTGTTCGAATTGTCGCTTAGAGCTATAAATGCCGTCGGTGCTAACGGTTCCTTGAAAGAAATTTTCTATAGTATCAGCTATCGCTATCTTACAGGAACGTCAGAAACTGAAATTCCGACTGTTCCTGAAACAGATAGCCTCGACGGCGGCACGTATCGTGCCGGTCGAAGCAATCAACCTGCCATTGTTCCTGGGCTACGCAAACCGCATAGTACGCAGACAGTCAAACTGGCTGGTGATCGattaatagatataatcTGTGATGATGCTTTGGTCGGTGAACAGAACTGCAGAATTGCAGCATTGCTACTTCTCGGGGCCTTGGTGAAAATGGCCAAGCAAGAAAACTCCAATTACATCATTGAATCTCTTAACCGTCTTAACTTTATAAGTATCCTGGTAAACTCCATTGGGGACTTGGCAAGTATTCTACAGGAGACGTCGCGCGAAG ATTCAACTATACTTCTTTCCGATTTTTATGCTAGATTGGCACTTCTTGTTCACATATCACAAACTCGCTCTGGGGCCACTGCCGTCCTCAATTCGGGCCTGTTTCATGCCATATTAGCCTCCGGGCTATTCGCCCTAGATACCGACCTCGAGATTG ATTTCGATGACTCGGAGGCGGTCAGTAGGCATTATAGTTTACTTGCGGCAATCATGAGGGTCATTTGTTGTGCTCTCGTCAGTCGCGGCTTGCAAAACGAACAAAGTTTGGACCAAGGGAGGAGATTCCTGGCCGACAACAGAGCTGCCATATTGGCAGTACTCAAAAAGTCGGCCGGACTTGGGACTGGAAATGACTCCGCAGAGCAGAGCATTGTTGATATATCAGACTCGTTCATGTTACTCATGACTATAACTCGCTTTGTCGAC TTTGAAGAGACAGTTATCCATAAACGACCCACTCTTAGATCTTTCACTTGA